One segment of Brassica napus cultivar Da-Ae chromosome C3, Da-Ae, whole genome shotgun sequence DNA contains the following:
- the LOC106426400 gene encoding cyclin-B1-2, producing the protein MATRTNMPEQVRGVNKNGAVKNRRPLGDIGNNLVSVPVAQGGKPQPPINRPITRSFRAQLLANAQKPINCEKKPHPLAPRNKNQEAQKAVPKKNLVIKLKQPQQTKHAEVVVPPKKVEKKPKEPAAKVTYSSVLSARSKAACSITTKPKILDIDESDRDNHLAAVEYVDDMYSFYKEVEKESQPKMYMHIQTDVNEKMRAILVDWLLEVHIKFELNLETLYLTVNIIDRFLSVKAVPKRELQLLGISALLIASKYEEIWPPQVNDLVYVTDNAYNNKQILVMEKTILGNLEWYLTVPTQYVFLVRFIKASMSDPEMENMVHFLAELGMMHYDTLKFCPSMLAASAVYTARCALKKSPAWTETLTFHTGYSESEIMECSKLLALHHSRCGESRLRAVYKKYSKVENGGVALVSPAKSLLSAAPLSA; encoded by the exons ATGGCGACGAGAACCAACATGCCTGAACAAGTCAGAG GTGTTAACAAGAACGGCGCCGTGAAGAATCGCCGCCCGCTCGGTGACATCGGAAACAACCTTGTTTCCGTTCCCGTGGCTCAAGGAGGGAAGCCTCAGCCTCCGATCAACCGTCCCATCACCCGAAGCTTCCGCGCTCAGCTGCTAGCCAACGCCCAGAAGCCAATCAATTGCGAAAAGAAGCCACACCCTCTTGCTCCAAGAAACAAGAACCAAGAAGCTCAAAAGGCGGTTCCCAAGAAAAACCTTGTGATCAAGCTTAAGCAGCCACAACAGACCAAACACGCTGAAGTAGTTGTGCCACCAAAGAAGGTGGAGAAGAAGCCAAAGGAACCAGCCGCTAAGGTGACCTACTCATCAGTTCTCAGCGCTAGGAGCAAAGCTGCGTGTTCTATAACCACCAAGCCCAAGATTCTCGATATTGATGAGTCTGATAGAGATAATCACTTAGCTGCTGTTGagtatgttgatgatatgtaCTCGTTTTACAAAGAAGTGGAGAAGGAGAGCCAGCCGAAGATGTATATGCACATTCAGACCGATGTGAATGAGAAGATGAGAGCTATCTTGGTTGATTGGTTGTTAGAGGTTCACATCAAGTTTGAACTTAACTTGGAGACTCTTTACCTCACTGTCAATATTATTGATCGGTTCCTCTCCGTGAAAGCTGTCCCCAAAAGAGAGTTGCAGCTGTTGGGAATCAGTGCTTTGCTCATCGCTTCCAAATACGAAGAGATCTGGCCACCTCAG GTGAATGATTTGGTGTATGTGACAGACAATGCTTACAACAACAAGCAGATTCTAGTGATGGAGAAGACCATCCTTGGAAACCTCGAATGGTACTTGACTGTTCCGACTCAGTACGTGTTCCTTGTCCGGTTTATCAAAGCTTCGATGTCTGACCCTGAG ATGGAGAATATGGTTCACTTTCTTGCTGAGTTGGGGATGATGCACTATGACACGCTGAAGTTCTGTCCCTCCATGCTTGCTGCTTCAGCCGTCTACACAGCGAGATGCGCACTGAAGAAGTCTCCTGCTTGGACCGAGACGTTGACGTTCCACACAGGATATTCAGAGTCTGAGATTAT GGAATGCTCAAAGCTTTTAGCTTTACATCACTCAAGATGTGGAGAGAGCAGGCTACGTGCTGTGTACAAGAAGTACTCTAAAGTGGAGAACGGTGGTGTTGCTTTGGTCTCACCAGCCAAGTCGCTCTTGAGTGCTGCTCCTCTTTCTGCTTAA